The window AATGCTTCGGCCATCACCGTGCAGAAGGCCAGAGCTACCCACCCTCTGTAAGGCCACAGGTAGCCGGCCAATCGCCGCAACAGGCGCCGATCCAGGCCAGGTACTTCGTCGCGGTTCGGGTTATCGTCCACGTTCTTCTGCCACGTTGGCGGTTTCCGGCAACGCGGTCTGCTCTGGAGTGTGCGGTAGCAGCACGTAGCGCTTCAATTCTTCGGCTGCCTCGGTGTTCGGGAAGACGGCCTGTGCCTCGGCTACGAGCGGTGTCGGATCCTCGTAGCGGGCGCTGAAGTGCCCGAGCAGAAGCCGACGGGCGCCGGCTGCTCGGGCCAGCTCGGCTGCTTCTCTGGCCGTGGCGTGTCCCCGTTCAACAGCCAGTGCAAGGTGTGCTTCACTGAATGTTGCCTCATGGTAGAGCAGGTCCACCCCTTCGGCCAGCAGGCGGCCGTTCTCGCAGGGACGTGTGTCGGTCAGATACGCGAACGTACGTCCCGGGATGGGTGGTCCCAGTACCTGCTCGGGGCGCACTATCCGATCGCCGACCCGTACCGCTTGCCCTCCCTTCAGCACCCGATAGTGTTCGGGTTGGGTAACCCCGAGTGCCTGCGCGCGCCTCACGTCCAGCCGTCCCGGCCGCGTACGTTCCGCAAACCGATAGCCTACCGTAAACACTCGGTGTACCACCGGGCGGGCCGTCACCACGTACTCAGGCGTCTCGAACACCACAGCCTCTGTGAAGCCTTCCGGCAGCTCCACGTAACGAATCGGATAGCCACGCTCCTTTTCCGAAAGGCCGGGCAGCGTTTCCACCACCTGCTTGATCCCTACCGGCCCCACCACAACCAGCGGATTGGTGCGGTTGATCATGGCCAGCGTAGCCAGCAGACCAAAGAGTCCGTAAAAGTGATCACCATGAAAGTGTGTGATAAAGACCGCCTCCAGACGGGACAATTTGAGCCCCGCTGCCAGCAATCGATACTGCGTGCCTTCACCGCAGTCAAACAGTAGCAGCCGGCCGGCTCGCCACAGAGCTACCGAGGACAGATGTCGTGTACGTGTGGGAATGGCCGAAGCAGTCCCCAGCGGAATGACCCAAAGCTCCACCGTCGTCTATAGTTGTTTTAACTCCTCTTCTAGCAACTGCTGCCGATACAGGCGGGCATACAATCCCCCCCGCTTGAGCAGCTCGGTATGCGTTCCCCGTTCAACGATCCGTCCTTCGTCGAGCACCAGAATCATATCGGCTTCCTGTACGGCCGAGATGCGATGACTGACGATCACTATCGTACGCCTGCCGTAGTGGCGGCGAAGCTGCCGCAAGATGCGCTGTTCTGTTTCCGGATCGACGGCTGAGAGTGCGTCGTCCAGAATCAAAATACGAGGACGTCGGATGAGGGCTCGCGCAATGGCCGTTCGCTGCTTCTGTCCGCCTGAAAGCGTAATCCCCCGTTCGCCTACAAAAGTTTCGAAGCCGTGAGGGAAGTGCCGCACATTTTCCAACAGGTCGGCTTCGCAGGCAGCCTGCTCAATATGAACCGGATCGGCCTCCAGCTCTCCAAACGCAATATTGGCCGCCACGGTATCACTGAACAGAAACACATCCTGTGGCGCATAGCCGATCGCTCGACGCAACACGGCCAGCGGGATGCACCGCACGTTATGCCCGTCAATCTCTACGACGCCCTGTACTGGCTCGATCAGTCGGGGAATCAGCTCTACCAGCGTGGTTTTGCCCGCCCCTGTACGTCCCACAATGCCCAGCACGCCCCCAGCCGGCAGATCGAAACTGACGTCCTCAAGCACCCAGGGCCCTTCCTTTTCGTAGCGGAAATACACGTGCTTAAAAGTGATGCGTCCTTTGATCTGTTGGATCGAATCATCCGTCCAGGCCGGGTCGTCGCGTATCTCCGGCTCTGTATCGAGAAGTTCGGCCAGTCGGCTCATAGAAGCTGATGCCCGCTGAATCATCGACAGCACAAAGCCCACCGAGGCCACCGGCCAGGTCATCAGCGCCACATAGATGATAAATTCGGCAATGTTGCCGAGCGTGATGGTACCGGCCATGGCCAGTTGCCCTCCTTTCCATACCACCAGAATGGTCGCCAGCCCCGTCAGCAACAGAAAGATTGGCGACCAGAAAGCGTCCACACGGGCCAGGTCGAGCATCCGTCGGCGGTAGGCCTCGCTTTCGGCATCAAAGACGCGGGCTTCGGCATCTTCGCGCGTGTAGGCTTTCAGCACGCGGATGCCATTAAGTGCCTCCTGCACACGGCTGGTCAACTGTGCGTATTGTGCCTGCAACGCGTCGCTTCGCCGATGTACCAGGTGGGCTACCCAGAAGACGCCTACGGCCAGCAGCGGCATGGGCAACAGCGTGTACAGCGTCAGTTCCGGCGAAATGAGCAACATAGCGGTAATGGCGGCTATCATCAGCACCACGGCCCGCGTGGCATACATGATAGCCGGCCCCACATAGCGCCGCACCTGTTCGATGTCGCTGGTTGCCCGTGTGAGCACGTCGCCCGTGGAAAACCGGCGGTAGAAACTTGGCGGCAGCCGCTGCAGATGTTGATAGAGCGCATTACGCAGGTCATACTCGATATGACGCGAAGCCACCACCAGCGTCCGCCGCATCAGAAAGGTAAACAGTCCGCTCAGCAGACTAAGCCCCAGGATGACACCTCCGTAGAAGAGCAGTCCGGTCAGCGCGTAGGCATAGAAAAAAGGCTGTGCGGCTGTCCCTTCGACGGCCCGATAATAGGCGACAAAGCGGGGAACACTATCAATGGCCTGACGAACGATGCCCGGCGCCAGCATCGCAAACAGCGCCGAAGCAATGGCACAGAGCAGGCCAGGACCGAACAGCCTCCGGTACTTCCAGAAATATCTATTGAGCCGGGCGAGCGTCCCCATACGCCAACCAGTCCACAACAACAGCCCGTCTCGAACGCCCGAGCCCGTCCGGCTGATCCTGTCTGTTCAGAGCGCGCCCCGCTGTCGCAGATCGCGAATCACCACCAGAATGTACAGTAGCAGGGCCACCATCAGCAGCGGTACGCCCAGAAAGATACCGATCCCTACGCTCCAGGCTGCAAACCCGCTCAGGAGAAAAATCAGCAGGCAACCCAGACCGATGATGGCCAGCACAACGGCCGCGCGCAGCAGCCGATCAACAGAAGCCGCAGCGTTCATGGCATTTTGCGGGATGAGTGGGCAGGTGTTGCCGACGAGAGCAGCCGGGACCGTTCGGGCGGCGTTGGGTGTGGCGGACCGTGGCAGCTCGTGCAGGCCACCCGGTCGGCCCGTAGATCGGTCAACAGCGCGCCATGCGACGGTACCCGCTGAAAGGCATCGGTCTCGCCATGACAGTTCAGACAGTTAATGTTGGGATAGGACCCGCTGTACTGAATCGGCTCGTCCCAGCTCCGGGTCACGTAAAGCAGCCAGTGCCGCAGGCCATCGCGCTTAGCCTCAAAGGAGCCATGCAATCCATACGTCGTGTGGCAGGCATAGCACTGGTTCTCTGGAATCCACTTATTGCGATAATGCAGGGCCGCCAGCGTCGCACTGTGCGGATCCTGTAAATCCTGCACAAAGGGCGCCATCACATGACATGAATTGCAGGAAGCTACTGTCTTTGTTTCCTCAAACACAAACTCTACGGCCCCCATCAGGGCCAGCGCCGGTAACGCAAAGAGCCCCAGGAGCATGGCCCAGTGATAGAAGGGGCGCGGAAGACGACGACGCAGTACCCAGTGACTCAGCACCAGCCAGCCAATGCCGATCAGTGCGGCGACGATCCCAATCACCCGAAACAGTTCGGCTGCTGTAAAGCCCGGCGTTTCGCCCGCAGCAGCCCGGGCCACCACAGGCCACCCGATCAACAGCCCCGTCAGCAAGATACGTTGCAGATCACGCATCATCATGGTTCCATGGAAGTTTCAGGCCGCAGCAGAGGCCGGTCGAATACGCACGGCACTCTCCTTGAAGGCCGGTTCTTTAGAAATCGGATCGACCGTCGGATTGACCACCCGGTTGACCAGCGCCTCGGGCGAATGGAACGGTGCAAACACGACACCGGGTGGGACATCGGTACGCACCCGCGCCTGCAATACCGTCTGCCCCCGTCGACTTTCCACCAGCACGGGCTCACCGTCCCGAATACCATAGCGATGCGCATCTCGAGGATGCACCACCAGAAAATCCGTGGCGATGTCTTCCAGCTCCTCGAGTTTACCGGTGAGCGTCAGCGTATGCCAGTGCTCATAGACCCGTCCGGTTACCAGCACGAGCGGATATTTCTCTGATCGGGGATCGCTCGGAGGCTTCTGGTGCTCCAGATAAATCACAGCTCGACCATCAGGTCGTCCATAGAAGTCAAAACGACCCGTCCCCTTCGCCATCGGATCTTCACCCGGCACGTAGCGACGGCAGGTACCCGGATGATCCTCGGTCGGCGCCGGCCAGAGAATACCCCGCTCCTTCTTCAACCGCTCGTAGGTGATGCCCGCAAAGTTATAGGGTGAATGCGCCGAAATCTGACGCCACTCGTCCCAGATCGCTTCGGGCGTACGGGCCTTGATCAGCTCACCATAGCCCAGCCGATCGGCCAGCTCGATCAGAATCTCCAGATCCGAACGCGCCTCGCCTGGCGGATCAACCAGTTTGGGAACCAGATGGTAGCGGCGCTCCGACTGACTATAGACGCCCCCTTTCTCAACCCACATAGCCGAAGGTAGGAAAACATCGGCAAACTGGGTGGTTTCTGTAGGATAGACAGCGTCGGCCACCACCAGAAACGTGCGCTGCATAGCCTCCCGATAGCGCTCCGCGTGGGGCAGCGACTGCGCGGGGTTGGTTCCCATGATGAGCACACACTTCAGGTCGCCCCGCGCCATAGCTTCGAACATAGCGATGGCATGATAACCGGGTTTCGGACTGATTCGGCCTCGCGGCACTCCCCACAGATCTTCCATTTCCGCACGGTGCTGCGGATTGGTCACCACACGTCCGTTGGGCAATGCATGCGCCAGCGCCCCCGTATCGCGCACCCCGCCCCCCGCATTGGGCTGACCCGTCAGCGAAAATGGGGTGGCGCCTGGCCGTCCGATATGGCCCGTAAGCAGGTGCATGGCATTGATCAGCCGGTTGGCCGCCGTACCCTGCGCCTGTTGATTAAGCCCCATGGTCCAGATCGACATGGTCGCCTCAGAAGCGGCAAACAGATACGCGACTTCTTCGATCTGCCGCGCCTCCACACCGCAGATTGGCGCTACCCGCTCCGGCGTATACCGCGCCACATGCCGCTTCAGATCATCAAACGTGCGCTCGGCATTCCCCTCCCGGAACGTCAGGTAATGCGCGACCATGTCCTGATCGATAAAGCCGTTCCGGATAAACTCATAGATCATCGCATTGTAGAGCGCCACATCCGTCCCCGGCCGAATGGGTAGGTGATAATCGGCATGTCGGGCCGTACGCGTACGCTGGGGGTCCACCACAATGATCACCGTCTCAGGCCGACTCCGCTTGCGATCCATCACACGCTCCCATACAATAGGATGGCAATCGGCTGTATTGGACCCTGTGATGAAAAAGCAGGTGGCATGGTCGATATCTTCATAGCAACCCAGCGGTTCATCCTTGCCAAAAACCGAGATGTATCCTGCGGCAGCCGATGCCATGCACAGCCGCGGATTGCCATCCACGTTGTTGGTTCCGATACCGGCTTTGAAGAGCTTGTTGGCCGTATAGCTTTCTTCAGTGAACAGCTGACCGCTTCCGTAAAAGGCCACACTATCCGGACCATAACGATCAATGGCTTCCCGAAAGCGCTCAGCCACCAGGGCCATGGCTTCCTCCCAGCTTGCCCGCTCCAGACGCCCATTTCGGCGAATCATTGGATAAAGCGCCCGGTCTCGAACGTACAAGATCTCACGGTTCAGGATGCCTTTGATGCAGAGCCGACCCCGGTTGTGCGCGTACTCGTCACCCTTCACATCAACCACCCGGCCATCACGCACCCCGATCATGATGCCACAACCGGTCCCACAGAACCGGCAAACGCCTTTATGCCAGCGATCAACGGGAATGGCCGGCTCACGCTGCCAGAAACCTTCACAACCCGAAATGGGACCGGTCAGTATCAACCCTCCGGCCAGCGCACTGAGCCGTTGCAGCAACTCACGACGGGTCAGTTTTTCGCCTTCCATAAAAAAGCATCGGTTCTGTTGAAAGACTTGCGTTTAAGGTACACAGGATTCTGGAGGATATGCAAATTGAAAACAAAATAGTATTTAATATTTACCGAACATTATTGCATTCGTATACAAAAACTTCCGGAGGCAACTCCTGACGTAGCAAACGAGCGGTCAGGCGCAACAGGCGTTGCTGCTCAGGCCACGACAGCCGGGCAGCAGCCTCTTCTTCATCAAGCCAGGCGAAGGCATCGTGCTCGTCGTCAAGCACCGGATCGGTGGTTAACTCGGCCGCAAATGCCGGGATCAGATTGATGCGATCATGCTGCCACTCGTAAAACGCGTTCAATGAAGGCACTACCCAGAGCCGACGGGGCTGCTGCCCGGTTTCCTCTTCGATTTCGCGCAGCGCCGTTTGCCAGGCGGCCTCCCCACGCCGAATTTTACCACCGATCATACGCCACTGACCGGCATAGCTTACGCCAGGTGCCCGTCGCAGCAGTAAAAACTGTGGCCGGCCTTTTTCCAACCGATAAGCATACACATCAACAACGCGAATTACTGTTTCGACCATACGTCCATCAGGTTTGCTCCCGAAACTCGCTCCAGAATCGCAACAACGCACACACCCGGGGCGCCTTCATCCGGGGCATACCGTCTCCTCCAGGAAGGTAAGCCATGCGCAAGCTCCCCCCTTCGTATACAGCCTGCCGCTGGCCACATCGGCCCCCGGAGCCCGGTCACAAGCGGCTGTAGCGCTTCAGCGCGACGGCGTCCTGCAGGATGCCTTCCATCGCTATGTTACGTGTCATAGACGCTTCTACTGATACAAGCCGCCGAGCGACAACGCCGACTCAACGACACACAGCGCGTAGGGTTCTGGCAGAAGCTTCCCGCCTGTCCGGAACGGCTGCTCCAGGGATGGCGGCCTCAGCCAAATGACTATGGCCGATGACCACCAACACGTCAGAGAACCCATGTAGATACCCGAACTGTTCGTTTGCTGAAGAAGTATCCCGTGCCCCGCTGGCCGTGTTACGTCGTTATCAGCACAAAGCCCCACGCACCTGCGCCGCCAATGGTACGAAGGGATCTCTGGTGAAGAAAGCATTTCGGTAGCAGATACCGTAACGCCGTGACCAGTTCGCCACCCACTTTCCACAGCTTCCACCTCGGCCAACAGCAACGCCTAAGACCGTCGTGAGTCATCAGGCCATGCTCTACATGCTCCAGCTGACGTCCACAGTCTGGCGGCACAGGCACTCCAACCGCTTCCCGAATCCTGTGAGCCCGCCTGCCGGCTCTGGAGCTTCCTTGAATCGTGTGCCTCCCTCACTGGTCTGCCCCAGACGCGCTGTGAGGAAGACGGATGGAAGCCCTATGTTCTCCAGCCTTCATATCCGCGGGCGATTGCCCGCGAGGCTTTGGTATTCCCGCATCTCAGTAGCTTATTTTTTGAGCGGCCATGGAAAACCATCCAGAGCATCAGGGCTGGTTCAGTATAGGCCAAATCCCGGGCGTCGAGCCTGCTTTTCTCAGGATTGGATAGCTGAGCTAAAAAGTCAGCAAGGTGTCTGGCCGTTATGCTTCGGCTTACGCAACAGCAAACCGGTTGTCATGTTGCACTTACAATCCCGTGCACGCCTCAGGCGCCTGATCGGGACGATCAGGCGCAACAAGTCTTCCCTCCATAGCGTTGTGAAGATGTTCAGCCTCAAACGTCTCCTATGGACTACTACACGTTGGTTATTCTGGGCGCCCTGATTGGCTTTCTGGTGTTGGCCGCCTTACTGCTGGTGCCGGTGTATCGCTTTCTGCAGCGTGAAGACGAAGCGGCTCGCCGTTTCACGGCCGAATATTTTCGACGTCAGCAGGCCGCCCATTCAAACGGCGCCGACGACGAAGACTCCCCTGCGTCGCCCCCTACTCGATCCTGATCAGCGGTGCAAGCTGCTGGAGCGTCTTGGGGCCAATACCCGGCACAGCCTCCAGATCTTCCAGGCGTCGGAAGGGACCGTGGGTTTCGCGGTATTCGACGATGCGGCGCGCCAGCACCGGACCGATACGCGGCAGGCGTTCCAGTTCTTCGGCCGTAGCCGTGTTCACGTTCAGCGGCTCTGGCTCGAGCACCTTTTGCATGCGCGCCGCTCCTTCCCGAAAGCGCGCAGCCTCTTCGGCCGTCGGTGGCGGCACCGGTTGCTGACGCTGCCACCAGCGATAGGCAAGTCCCGCCAGCAGTAGTGCCAGCAGTCCCAGCAGTACGCCCGCTTCGGTGCGCGTAAGCGACAGACGGGATAGCCAGCGTTTCAACCGCTTCATAGCCGAATTTTAAAAGGCTTGCCCTTTGGCTAAAGATACATGCAAAAGCTGGCGGATACCTGTCGTTTTCTCGACACTTTCCGTGCGGGCATGCGTTTCTGGATAAAGCCGGAAGGAGGTCCCTGATGCTTGTTCGCACCGAAGCTATTGTCCTGCGGACATTGCCCTATGGAGAGACCAGCCTGATTGTCTCGCTCTTTACGCGGGCAAAGGGACGGCTTTCTGTCATAGCAAAAGGGGCTCGCCTGCCAGGCAGTCGGTTCGGGGGCACGCTACAGCCGTCTTCCTGTCTGCAGGTAGTTTTTTACTACCGGCCTACCCGAGAGCTCCAGATACTCCGCGAAAGTAGCTTTGCACAATATCTGCCCACGCTGGGCCGTGATCTGGAAAAGCTGACGCTGAGCCTGCGCATGGTTGAACTGGCGCAGGCGTTACTTCCTCCTGAAGAACCCCTGTTGGAGTTTTTTGACGCATTCTGGCAGGTGCTGGCCCGGCTTGATGCGGCCTCGGCCCGGGCCTGGAATCTGCTACCCTGGTTTCAGCTCCGGCTGGCCGCTGCGTTGGGCTTTGCCCCGCAGATCGAGCGGGCCCGGGTCGAACAGATCGGTCCGGAGGGCGGAGAGCTGGTCCTTAGTAGCGGTCAGGTGCGCCCCCACTCAGCGGATCCAGCACCGGTGCGGCTGGCCTCACGTGCAGCGCTGCGGGCTTTTGCCTTGCTGGCCCGGACCGACCCTGATACGGCGCTGCGGTTGCATTTGAATGCTACCCAGCGGCACGAACTGCTACAGCTTACTGAGGCCTATCTGCAGCATCATATCCCGGAAGGCTTTCCTGCACGCAGTGGACGGGTGGCTGAACGCCTGTTCGAGACGCTACGGTCGGGATCCTGAGCGACTGTGCCGCAGTCGAAGTGCCGCTTCCCGACCGACCTTCCTATGCTAACCGGCAATGACCCATCTTCCAAGCTGGCGTAAGAACCTGCAGCGGCACAGCGGCTTCTGGCGCGACGGCTACTGGTATGATCTACACCTGGAGCGGCGCATGCCGCTCGCCCTGGAGATGATCGACGAAATGGTTCTGGCGTTGCCGCCCCTGCGCGAAGGCACGCGCGTGTGCGATCTGGCCTGCGGCACCGGCAATGCCGCCGCAGCCGTCGTATCAGCGTATCCTATGATTCACCTGACGCTGATTGACCAGGACCCTGAACTGCTGGCTATCGCCTACGATAAAGTCGCCGATTACTGCCCGGACACGGTTACAATTCAGGCGACCATCGTACCCGATGGGGAGCCACTGCCGGGAGCCCCCTATGATGTGGTGCTCGCCTCTCTGGCGCTGCACGTGCTGGTGCGGCACGACACCGAGCACACCGATCCGGCCGAAGCGGAAACGCGCTATGAACTGCTCCTGCAAAGCATCCGCGATTCACTCACGTCCGGCGGACATCTGATCATCGGAGATCATGTAGGTGTGCTGCCGCTGTACCGCCATCTGAAAGCGCTCGAACGCATCGGCTTTGTCGATGTGGACTGTGCCTGGCGGGTAGATGATTTCTTCGTAATTGGCGGCCGCGTGCCGGATATGCCCTAACCCAGCAGACGCTTCAGCTCTTCCGGATCCCGGTTAAGCAGTCCCTGCTTGCGGTAGTAAATCATCGTTGTCTCCAGCGTGCCGTGACGCATGCGCCGACGCACCTCTTCCACCGACATGCCCTGATTCAACCAGATCAGCGCAGCCGTATGCGTCAGACTATGCGGCGTCACCCCGCGCCGCGTAATGCCAGCCGCTTCCAGATGCTGCTTGATCCGACTGCGCACCGAACGCGTGTTGAGACGCTGCCCTTCGGAGCGATGCCCATGCGACACAAAGAGAGGCGCATCGGGATGCACCGGCCGCCGCGTGTCCAGATAAGCCTGTAAGGCCTCTACCACCGGAGGATCCAAGGGTACCTGCTGATCCTTGGCCGTGTGTCCCTTCCCCTGCACGCGTAGATACCAGCCCAGCAGCGTCTGATCCAGATCGCGCACGTCTGCCCGCACAATCTCTACCTCACTCAACCCCGCAAACAGCATCATATGCACAATAGCCCGATCCCGCAGACCTATCTGTGACATGTCCTGATCCAGCACGGCCAGTAACCGTTCAATCTCGACACGCGTCAGCACCGAACGGGAGTGGCTCGATGGCCGCCGATTGCCTTTGACCGTACGCGCCGGATTCTCCACCAGCAGACCAATATCCACCAGATACTGACAGAATCGACGCAGCGCCGTCAGATAGGTCGAAACCGACACCTGATGCAGCTTCTTCTCACGCATCAGGTACTGTTTGTAACGCTCCACATCGGCGACGCGAAACCGGAAAAGTCCCCGTTGACTGGCAAACCATCGCTCAAATTCATGCAGGGACCGCCGATAGGTGCCGACCGTCTCCGGGCTTTTATTTTTCAGATACTCCGACTGGAAATCCCGCAGACGCCGCTGCAACTCGCTCAGCGTTAGCCGCAGGCCTTTTTCCCGGCGCCTGCCCTCCGCCTCCCGTTCGGCCATAACCCTTTCCGCCTGGTTCAACATATTCGTAATAATACGGGCACGGAAGACGAAGGTCAATAACGGACTTCACCCCCTGTCTCCTACCGATGCTTTTCGACGGGTTGGGCAGGGCAGGCGCACTGACAGCGCTACCGGCACAGCACGCACGGCACGCGGCACCACCACCTGTACCGTAGGATCATCCGGACGAAAGTTCAGCAGCATTTCCAGCACCTCCGCTTTGGTCACCTTGTCCATCAAGAGCTGACGCAATCGACTGGCACCAGGAAATCCTTTGAAATACCCACCGTACATCCGGCGCATCTCCAGCACACCCTTCCGCTCGCCCAGCCACTGGCACTTCAGTTCCAGATGTTCGGCCACCACACGCACCCGCTCCTCCCAGGAAGGCGGGGGCGGCAGCTCACCGGTTTCCATATAGATTTTAGTATCCCGAAAAATCCAGGGATTACCAATCGCACCACGCCCGATCATTACAGCATCCACGCCGGTTTCGTCGAACATTTGCTTGACTTTCTCCGGCGTAGTCGCATCACCGTTACCGATAATCGGGATCGGCAGCTCCAGCTGTTTCAGACGACGGAGCCATTCCCATCGAGCCGTTCCCTTGTACATCTGCGCACGCGTACGTGCGTGTACGGTAAGGGCCTGCACGCCGCAATCCGCCAGCATGCGCGCCACCTCCAGAATGCGAATCGAACGGTCATCCCATCCCAGCCGGGTCTTAACCGTAACCGGCCGCGTGGCCACTTCGATGACAGCTTCTGTCAATCGCTGCATCTTTTTCAAATCACGCAGTACGCCGGCTCCGGCATCTTTGCAGACCACCTTGCGCACCGGACATCCAAAGTTGATATCGATCACGTCCGGACCGATCTGATCGACAATGCGAGCGGCTTCGCGCACCTGCTCCAGCTCGCCTCCGAAAATCTGAATCCCTACCGGACGCTCCTCATCGTAAATGTCCAGCTTTTTAACAGCATCCTCGCTCTCATGCAACAATCCACCGGACGAAATAAACTCGGTAAACACCATGTCGGCCCCATAGCGCTTGCACAACAGCCGAAATGGTGGATCGCTCACGTCTTCCATCGGCGCCAGGAACAGGGGCCGCTCGCCCAGCTCAAGGGTCCCGATGCGCATGTTTCCTGTACAGTTACTCCCGGTCTGTCCAGCATCGCGCCCTCCTACCGAAGCACCTGTGTCCTGTTCCGCATGTAACCGAACCGTCTCATCCTGCGTAGGCGCAACCGATGGCTTGCTTTTCTGGCATACCTTGATTTTTTTATTCCAACCACCAACATCTACACAACCATGCGCCGTCTGCCTGTTCTGTTGCTGTTGGTCGCGGCCTCCCTGCTTCTGGCAGGCTGTGGGCCGAACCTGTTCGATCTGTTACGGAACATCTGGGCCCTGGGCTTTTGCGGCACCGTGATCGTGGTACTTGACATCTTAGCCCTGATCGAACTGGCCAACAGTCCGCGCGACTTTTCCAGCAAGGCACTCTGGGCCCTGCTGATCATCTTCTTTCCACTGGTCGGATTGATCCTGTATTACTTTTTTGGACGGTAGAACCGCTGTGCGCCTGCCGGGTAACCTACGCCGGCTGGTACCGGACGGCTGCCGAACTGAACCTTCCCCCCGCTAAAGGCAACGCTGATCAGAGTCTCCACAATCATGAGAAGACCATCTGCGCTTACAGTACCTGCAATGCCTTCTGGTGACAAACTCCTTCATCCGTCATGAAACGGTACGCACTTACCATCCAGCGCGCTCTCTTTGCTACAATACTGCTGATCGGGGGACTGATGGGCTGTCGGACAGCTCCCCAGCCTACCCCCGAACAGGAGACGCCTCCGCTCCTGCTGATCTCAATCGATGG of the Rhodothermus sp. genome contains:
- a CDS encoding tyrosine-type recombinase/integrase — its product is MAEREAEGRRREKGLRLTLSELQRRLRDFQSEYLKNKSPETVGTYRRSLHEFERWFASQRGLFRFRVADVERYKQYLMREKKLHQVSVSTYLTALRRFCQYLVDIGLLVENPARTVKGNRRPSSHSRSVLTRVEIERLLAVLDQDMSQIGLRDRAIVHMMLFAGLSEVEIVRADVRDLDQTLLGWYLRVQGKGHTAKDQQVPLDPPVVEALQAYLDTRRPVHPDAPLFVSHGHRSEGQRLNTRSVRSRIKQHLEAAGITRRGVTPHSLTHTAALIWLNQGMSVEEVRRRMRHGTLETTMIYYRKQGLLNRDPEELKRLLG
- the dusB gene encoding tRNA dihydrouridine synthase DusB, which gives rise to MRIGTLELGERPLFLAPMEDVSDPPFRLLCKRYGADMVFTEFISSGGLLHESEDAVKKLDIYDEERPVGIQIFGGELEQVREAARIVDQIGPDVIDINFGCPVRKVVCKDAGAGVLRDLKKMQRLTEAVIEVATRPVTVKTRLGWDDRSIRILEVARMLADCGVQALTVHARTRAQMYKGTARWEWLRRLKQLELPIPIIGNGDATTPEKVKQMFDETGVDAVMIGRGAIGNPWIFRDTKIYMETGELPPPPSWEERVRVVAEHLELKCQWLGERKGVLEMRRMYGGYFKGFPGASRLRQLLMDKVTKAEVLEMLLNFRPDDPTVQVVVPRAVRAVPVALSVRLPCPTRRKASVGDRG
- a CDS encoding PLD nuclease N-terminal domain-containing protein, translated to MRRLPVLLLLVAASLLLAGCGPNLFDLLRNIWALGFCGTVIVVLDILALIELANSPRDFSSKALWALLIIFFPLVGLILYYFFGR